The following nucleotide sequence is from Candidatus Neomarinimicrobiota bacterium.
TTCGAGTACTCTTCACGTTTCGAGATTCCTTCACGCTTCGAGTTACCTTCACGTTTCGAGATTCCTTCACGCTTCGAGTTCCCTCCAGTCTACGCCCGAAGGGCTACGACCTGGCAGGCAGCGAGACAGACTTAATATCTTGTTTTGTCTTCCTGAGGTGCCCGTAGGGCAGTCTCGAAGGATGATGATACTTGTGTGACATGCGCTTCGAGATTCCTTTACGCTTCGAGTTGACTCCAGTCTACGCCCGAAGGGCTACGACCTGGCAGGCAGCGAGACAGACTTAGGAACCGAGATTTGGAGGGAAAGAGTGATTCCAGAAATGTTTCCATCCGCTCTTTATTAAATATGGAATGTTAGTTTTAAGCAGCTGACATAGTTAGGTGACAGATTTAATCCCGGGACGACAGTTGAGCTGGTTGCTATTCGATTAGCAATCCCCGAGGTCTATCCAATATTTACTGTTCTTAGAGCTGGTGGGATCTTTCTTCTTTGAGTTCTTTTTGGCTTTATAGGCAGTCCCATCCTTCTGGACTTCATCGTTGGTATGGTACTGAACAGATTTAGACCATTCAGAACGACCTCCACAGTCATCGTCATCGTCCTCGTCTTCATCATCATCATCGCCATCACCACTCACAACCTCAACATCTTCGACATCACCATTTACTTCACCACCAAATATTTCAAGCACAACCATATCATCTTCATCATCTGCTGATACATCACCATTTATCTGAACACCAGTCCCGAGGTAAATATCAAGAGTTTCTAGGTCAGGACTCTGACCGCGATCTAAAATGACAATATCTTTTTTGACATAGGTGTTGTTTTTAAGAATGATATCACCATGGCGTGTTTTGATACTCTTTTTCAAATATGATCCACTGATGCGTATATCCCCACTTTCAGTTATCACATTACCATTCAGTGTTGAATTATCCTTGACACGAAGAGATCCATAAGTAATTGTAATTGACTGATCGACTGTGCTACCTGCTTCTAAGAATACATCTCCATTAATTGAAATAATCTTTTGAACACGAGCATCATTTTCTAAATAAATGTCTCCATACGTAGATTGAACCACCCCTTTTACTCGAGCACCTGAGTGCACGATTATATCCCCTGTATCTGTAGTAATGTCATGATTGTAAGTTGAACCTGCTTCTACATA
It contains:
- a CDS encoding DUF4097 family beta strand repeat protein, which codes for MKLKYMTLVIMALSIAILMGAPPPDAEVYVEAGSTYNHDITTDTGDIIVHSGARVKGVVQSTYGDIYLENDARVQKIISINGDVFLEAGSTVDQSITITYGSLRVKDNSTLNGNVITESGDIRISGSYLKKSIKTRHGDIILKNNTYVKKDIVILDRGQSPDLETLDIYLGTGVQINGDVSADDEDDMVVLEIFGGEVNGDVEDVEVVSGDGDDDDEDEDDDDDCGGRSEWSKSVQYHTNDEVQKDGTAYKAKKNSKKKDPTSSKNSKYWIDLGDC